Proteins encoded within one genomic window of Rhododendron vialii isolate Sample 1 chromosome 1a, ASM3025357v1:
- the LOC131332231 gene encoding transcriptional regulator SUPERMAN-like — translation MRSDKVKWDSSSTSANMSFERDKTSGHTWPQRNYPCAFCKRQFKSAQALGGHMNIHRRERAELRSSLVLSPNPTLDHPNLNPNPKPSFLVPYASCHSSLTPSLSSLSSSKSSSTCIDEEKMMLLKAVVPQSTRVDQRKKIMRDLWIEEKKQILLHSSGFLIGPFSG, via the exons ATGAGAAGCGACAAGGTGAAATGGGACAGCAGTAGTACTAGTGCAAACATGAGCTTTGAAAGGGATAAGACAAGTGGGCATACATGGCCACAGAGGAACTACCCATGTGCCTTCTGCAAGAGGCAGTTCAAATCAGCACAAGCTCTTGGGGGTCATATGAACATccacaggagagagagagccgagttGAGATCATCACTAGTACTCTCTCCCAACCCAACACTGGATCATCCTAAccttaaccctaatcctaaaccTAGTTTCTTAGTACCATATGCTTCTTGCCATTCCTCTCTCACTCCGTCTCTtagttctctctcttcttcaaaATCATCATCAACTTGCATTGATGAAGAGAAGATGATGCTGCTCAAGGCAGTAGTACCGCAGTCGACTCGGGTTGATCAGAGGAAGAAGATCATGAG AGATTTATGGATAGAGGAAAAGAAGCAAATTTTACTCCATTCTTCTGGTTTCTTAATTGGTCCATTTTCTGGTTAA
- the LOC131321717 gene encoding F-box/kelch-repeat protein OR23 yields MSPPCSSSFSSEEQPQQRTQPAQTLTLIPGLPNDLSALILAFVPYPHHSRLKPTCKSWRIFFSAKKTLLSLRQKHLPLSLLSHLLCIFPQDPTITPPYLFDPKTLSWCPIPPMPCNPHVYGLCNFTSLSIPPDLFVLGGSLFDTRSFPIDRPSPSSSAFRFSFVTSSWDRLSPMLSPRGSFASAAMTDLNRIVVAGGGSRHTMFGAAGSRMSSVEMYDVGKDEWVALDGLPRFRAGCVGFLVGSGEEREFWVMGGYGESRTVSGVFPVDEYYRDGVVMELSNGGKWREIGDMWGEGERRRLGKIVVVEDEDWDVPGIFMLDGGDIFRFHMDSNRWWKETSVPRKALDDSSVGFVSLDGELYLMNLVHAVYLTEARRPRQNKKAASLFIQIYNPRNRTWRSLITKPPLNHHLDFKTAVMCTIRL; encoded by the exons ATGTCTCCGCCGTGTTCTTCTTCATTTTCGAGCGAGGAACAACCACAACAGAGAACCCAACCagcccaaaccctaaccctaatcccagGCCTCCCGAACGACCTCTCCGCCCTAATCCTCGCCTTCGTCCCTTACCCCCACCACTCCCGCCTCAAACCGACTTGCAAATCATGGCGCATCTTCTTCTCCGCGAAGAAAACCCTACTCTCTCTCCGCCAGAAacacctccctctctctctcctctcccaccTCCTCTGCATCTTCCCTCAAGACCCTACAATCACCCCCCCTTACCTCTTCGACCCGAAAACTCTATCCTGGTGCCCGATCCCGCCCATGCCCTGTAACCCCCACGTGTACGGCCTCTGCAATTTCACCTCCCTTTCGATTCCCCCTGATCTCTTTGTTCTGGGTGGGTCCCTCTTCGACACCCGCTCGTTCCCCATCGACCGGCCTTCCCCCTCGTCCTCCGCCTTTCGATTCAGCTTCGTTACGTCCTCGTGGGATCGGTTGTCGCCTATGCTTTCTCCCCGTGGGAGCTTTGCGAGCGCGGCGATGACGGATTTGAATAGGATTGTTGTGGCCGGGGGTGGGTCCCGGCACACTATGTTTGGGGCGGCAGGGAGCAGGATGAGTTCAGTGGAGATGTATGATGTTGGAAAAGATGAGTGGGTGGCGTTGGACGGGTTACCGAGGTTTCGTGCAGGGTGTGTGGGGTTTTTGGTGGGGAGTGGAGAGGAGAGGGAGTTTTGGGTGATGGGAGGGTATGGGGAGTCGAGAACGGTCTCGGGGGTGTTTCCCGTGGATGAGTATTATAGGGATGGTGTGGTGATGGAATTGAGTAATGGTGGGAAGTGGAGGGAGATTGGGGATATGTGGGgggaaggagagaggaggaggctTGGGAAAATTGTTGTGGTTGAGGATGAGGATTGGGATGTTCCTGGCATTTTCATGCTTGATGGGGGTGATATCTTCAG GTTCCACATGGATTCGAACCGTTGGTGGAAGGAGACAAGTGTACCAAGAAAAGCCCTTGATGATTCATCAGTCGGTTTCGTCTCATTGGATGGGGAGTTGTATTTGATGAACCTTGTACATGCAGTGTATTTAACAGAGGCCAGAAGACCACGGCAGAACAAGAAGGCAGCATCACTGTTCATACAGATATATAATCCCAGGAACAGGACATGGAGATCCTTGATCACAAAGCCGCCTCTCAATCACCATTTGGATTTCAAAACTGCAGTTATGTGCACCATCCGACTGTAG